A stretch of the Zeugodacus cucurbitae isolate PBARC_wt_2022May chromosome 6, idZeuCucr1.2, whole genome shotgun sequence genome encodes the following:
- the LOC128922442 gene encoding uncharacterized protein LOC128922442 produces the protein MKAKARYKAAVGICNRLEGKSNLKEDEVQRLAWAREEVKTGRAHFATRNWCNASDPAFANRIEEQIAEKRQRSTESERKAPAKKRKCKDAAEKQQVRHADDRPTTVAAAASEIAKRHLIVAHIDRSNPLGQMSQERWKLVKMKLLEALFARMDAQPSAPMPTFDGAGWLSGVKILKCKDDPSLTWVKEAVKTLPSLWENGRLEVVDRNDIPSVPKAKVIIPRVVDPEYALRLLQRQNPDVPTSGWRVLSVAKSSNEDGGQSYMLPIKKTADDILYARFGKMAWGVRSVLLRER, from the coding sequence ATGAAAGCTAAGGCCAGATACAAGGCGGCGGTCGGCATATGTAACCGACTCGAGGGCAAGTCCAACCTGAAGGAAGATGAGGTGCaacggttggcttgggccaggGAGGAGGTGAAGACCGGCCGTGCTCATTTCGCAACACGGAACTGGTGTAATGCCTCGGATCCAGCATTTGCTAATCGGATTGAGGAGCAAATAGCTGAAAAGAGGCAGCGTTCGACGGAGAGCGAACGAAAGGCACCAGCGAAAAAGAGGAAGTGCAAGGACGCTGCTGAAAAGCAGCAAGTCAGGCACGCGGATGACAGACCAACGACAGTAGCGGCGGCGGCCAGTGAGATTGCGAAACGACATCTGATCGTGGCACACATTGACCGTAGTAACCCGCTGGGGCAGATGTCACAGGAGCGGTGGAAATTAGTGAAAATGAAGCTATTGGAAGCCCTCTTCGCGAGGATGGATGCTCAGCCAAGCGCGCCCATGCCCACATTTGATGGAGCTGGGTGGCTAAGCGGAGTTAAAATCCTGAAGTGTAAGGATGACCCGTCGCTTACATGGGTAAAGGAAGCAGTAAAAACGCTTCCTAGCCTATGGGAGAATGGCAGACTGGAGGTGGTGGACCGCAATGATATTCCATCGGTGCCCAAGGCGAAGGTAATTATACCTCGCGTGGTGGACCCGGAATATGCTTTGCGGCTGCTACAACGGCAGAATCCGGACGTGCCGACTAGCGGCTGGAGGGTGTTGAGCGTGGCAAAGTCTTCAAATGAAGATGGTGGCCAAAGCTACATGCTCCCGATCAAAAAGACGGCGGACGATATTCTGTACGCAAGATTCGGGAAGATGGCGTGGGGCGTTAGGAGCGTTCTTCTTCGAGAAAGGtga